From the Oryza glaberrima chromosome 5, OglaRS2, whole genome shotgun sequence genome, one window contains:
- the LOC127775199 gene encoding protein ROS1C isoform X1, with protein sequence MDPSGLNLQGNPAENQESWTSGVSVGRGTPNLGVGTAVAGRSCPSSTLFPGSSLSSTALLNTMHEGSFPQTALVAGSVSSADEQHGAPPVRPSYNLPAGCTQVPISILVFHRRLTGRGSRRRSPQSRSFMPAPALSGVSEADGAYGPIPQSDFLSLQGPSEVFPGDMTMNHSEPATSYGYNSEYAPMHLQPNGLYTEASNTESEREASQLQQSAEAVICDSLSKLESAMEKIQGQNPQESSVLVAEDNIHKYHQKAKRARTQITHSDKIDLPTQAVSACKEKTITQIEMQIVDAERTEALKGEDAPAQKLKTRRRKHRPKVIREDRPAKKQMATTSEEKPLNQKPKRKYVRKNRNPSSLEKCAEPFSDHSISRESRTTVRSSIASVRRRLQFEFGEHGVQRDQSSMTNSWYQNQEKPVNAESSLCSVTKSSVQVEHGQELHMENSPEGLFFGINSKLNKILDEYIHLPEAAPKPSEQIPLAASGHVSEELARKQYDVRHTHDPDSTSYNIERSGLITTKGHKKDLDLNYSNTNGFQMYCSASLLPEMDSTKGSMTKVSKMDKNKKRHYGGESSLAGTQSSIIMRTAAEMLAVYQACGIKKKRSARVRRNSFLSVMDLEKNTSQESTRLPWSCMEALYESSYIKFMTKKRSQKARLNSPNSIQPNIDQKNRFSSETVFSGGFNGLKRSEETFQKTLPQIPDDKRINLDIHCKVPVESSPNTSTPPYMDYLQGVTSKFRYFDLNTEQVHKTEMHLSQTMPSLSSLGATNYLPNALVPYVGGAVVPYQTQFHLVKKQRPRAKVDLDFETTRVWNLLMGKAADPVDGTDVDKERWWKQEREVFQGRANSFIARMRLVQGDRRFSPWKGSVVDSVVGVFLTQNVADHLSSSAYMALAANFPTGSHGNCNDGIAGQDNEEIISTSAVGDRGTFEFFYNGSRPDIGLNFEFSMACEKIHMEPKDNTTVNELTKGENYSLHCKESAGSLCDHETEIDHKAKSISDISAVELTARMKNLHATQFQTEISLSQSVVTSESILQPGLPLSSGMDHARRNFVGSISDTASQQVGSNFDDGKSLTGNDVTANETEYHGIKAAATNNYVVDEPGIPSGSSLYPFFSAIDCHQLDGRNDTHVSSTSPNSSICSASSNFKIGTIEENSYLFMPFDAHLAQRNGNMIVDTNLSSALESTELPVKLLHCGKRSCYEASEFQDHESLYATGGVIPETATKADDSTLKSGFASFNGLPDAAAQASKPKKSRTTSKKNSENFDWDKLRRQACGNYQMKERIFDRRDSVDWEAVRCADVQRISHAIRERGMNNVLAERIQKFLNRLVTDHGSIDLEWLRDVPPDSAKDYLLSIRGLGLKSVECVRLLTLHHLAFPVDTNVGRICVRLGWVPIQPLPESLQLHLLELYPVLETIQKYLWPRLCKLDQQTLYELHYQMITFGKVFCTKSKPNCNACPMRSECRHFASAFASARLALPSPQDKRLVNLSNQFAFQNGTMPTPNSTPLPQLEGSIHARDVHANNTNPIIEEPASPREEECRELLENDIEDFDEDTDEIPTIKLNMEAFSQNLENCIKESNKDFQSDDITKALVAISNEAASIPVPKLKNVHRLRTEHYVYELPDSHPLMQQLALDQREPDDPSPYLLAIWTPDELKDTREAPKPCCNPQTEGGLCSNEMCHNCVSERENQYRYVRGTVLVPCRTAMRGSFPLNGTYFQVNEVFADHSSSHNPINIPREQLWNLHRRMVYFGTSVPTIFKGLTTEEIQHCFWRGFVCVRGFNMETRAPRPLCPHFHLAASKLRRSSKKAATEQTH encoded by the exons ATGGATCCCTCAGGGCTCAACCTGCAGGGGAATCCTGCTGAGAACCAGGAGAGCTGGACCTCCGGCGTGTCAGTTGGGAGGGGCACCCCAAATTTGGGTGTTGGGACGGCCGTGGCAGGCCGGAGCTGCCCGTCATCAACATTGTTCCCGGGGTCCTCCCTGTCGTCGACGGCGTTGCTGAATACCATGCACGAGGGCTCCTTTCCACAGACAGCCTTGGTGGCGGGTTCCGTGAGCAGCGCCGATGAGCAGCATGGTGCGCCCCCCGTACGGCCATCCTACAACCTTCCTGCAGGATGCACGCAGGTGCCGATAAGTATCCTGGTGTTCCACAGGAGGCTGACGGGGAGGGGATCCAGGCGCCGGTCGCCGCAATCTCGTAGCTTTATGCCTGCTCCTGCACTGTCCGGTGTCTCAGAGG CAGATGGAGCTTATGGGCCGATTCCTCAAAGTGATTTCTTGTCGCTTCAAGGTCCATCTGAAGTTTTTCCTGGTGATATGACAATGAATCATTCAGAACCGGCCACTTCATATGGGTACAATTCAGAGTATGCACCTATGCATCTTCAGCCAAATGGTTTATACACTGAAGCTTCCAACACTGAAAGTGAAAGAGAAGCTAGCCAACTGCAACAATCAGCGGAAGCTGTTATCTGTGACAGCCTCAGTAAGTTGGAATCGGCTATGGAGAAAATTCAGGGTCAAAATCCTCAAGAATCAAGTGTCTTAGTTGCAGAGGATAACATTCACAAGTACCATCAGAAAGCTAAAAGGGCCAGGACACAAATCACTCACAGTGACAAAATAGACTTACCAACACAAGCTGTATCTGCATGCAAGGAAAAAACAATAACTCAGATAGAGATGCAGATTGTAGATGCTGAGAGAACTGAAGCACTCAAGGGTGAGGATGCCCCAGCACAAAAGCTGAAGACTCGAAGGAGAAAGCACAGGCCCAAGGTAATCCGTGAGGACAGGCCAGCCAAAAAGCAAATGGCCACAACATCAGAAGAAAAACCTCTCAATCAGAAACCCAAAAGAAAATATGTGCGGAAGAATAGAAACCCCAGTTCTTTGGAGAAGTGCGCAGAACCTTTTAGTGACCATTCAATTTCTAGAGAATCCAGAACTACCGTTAGAAGCAGCATTGCATCAGTTCGAAGAAGGCTGCAATTTGAGTTCGGGGAGCACGGGGTGCAGAGGGACCAATCATCAATGACCAATTCATGGTACCAAAACCAGGAGAAACCTGTTAATGCTGAGAGTTCTTTGTGCTCAGTGACTAAATCGTCCGTGCAGGTTGAACATGGACAGGAATTACACATGGAAAATTCACCAGAAGGGTTGTTTTTTGGCATCAACTCCAAACTGAACAAAATTTTAGATGAGTACATACATTTGCCAGAAGCCGCACCAAAACCTTCAGAGCAAATCCCACTGGCTGCTTCTGGTCATGTTAGCGAGGAACTAGCAAGGAAACAATATGATGTGAGACACACTCATGATCCTGAttctacaagttataatatAGAAAGGAGTGGTCTGATCACAACGAAAGGGCACAAAAAGGACCTAGACTTGAACTATTCTAACACAAATGGTTTTCAGATGTATTGTTCGGCTAGTTTGTTACCAGAAATGGACTCCACAAAGGGCAGTATGACTAAGGTTTCAAAAATGGACAAGAACAAAAAACGACATTATGGAGGTGAGTCCTCCCTAGCTGGCACACAGAGCTCCATTATCATGAGAACTGCAGCTGAGATGCTAGCAGTTTACCAAGCTTGTGGTATTAAAAAGAAGCGATCGGCCCGAGTCCGCAGGAATTCCTTTCTTTCTGTTATGGATCTTGAGAAGAATACTTCACAAGAATCAACAAGATTGCCGTGGTCATGCATGGAGGCCCTGTATGAGAGTTCCTACATAAAATTTATGACCAAGAAACGTTCACAGAAGGCACGGCTCAACTCTCCCAATTCCATTCAACCAAATATAGATCAGAAAAACAGGTTTTCATCTGAAACAGTTTTTTCTGGAGGATTCAATGGATTGAAAAGATCAGAGGAAACTTTCCAGAAAACTTTACCTCAGATTCCAGATGATAAGAGGATCAACCTTGACATTCATTGCAAAGTACCAGTAGAAAGCTCACCAAATACATCAACGCCACCATATATGGATTACCTTCAAGGAGTTACATCAAAGTTTAGATACTTTGATTTGAACACTGAGCAGGTGCATAAAACTGAGATGCATTTGTCTCAAACCAtgccctctctttcttctttagGAGCAACAAATTATCTACCGAATGCTCTAGTCCCATATGTTGGTGGGGCGGTGGTTCCATATCAGACACAGTTTCATTTAGTCAAGAAGCAACGCCCTCGAGCTAAGGTTGACTTGGATTTTGAAACAACGAGAGTTTGGAACCTTCTGATGGGTAAAGCAGCTGACCCTGTAGATGGAACTGATGTTGATAAAGAGAGATGGTGGAAACAAGAAAGAGAAGTTTTTCAAGGTCGTGCTAATTCATTCATAGCACGTATGCGCCTAGTTCAAG GTGACAGGCGCTTTTCTCCTTGGAAAGGATCAGTAGTGGACTCTGTAGTAGGAGTTTTCCTCACACAGAATGTAGCGGATCATCTTTCCAG CTCTGCATACATGGCCCTTGCCGCAAATTTTCCTACAGGGTCACATGGCAATTGTAATGATGGCATTGCTGGTCAGGACAATGAAGAAATCATTAGCACGAGTGCAGTAGGAGACAGAGGCACATTTGAATTCTTTTATAATGGGTCAAGACCAGATATAGGATTAAATTTTGAGTTCTCAATGGCCTGTGAGAAGATCCACATGGAACCAAAGGACAATACTACAGTTAATGAGTTAACTAAAGGTGAAAATTATTCTCTTCATTGCAAAGAATCAGCTGGAAGTCTTTGTGACCACGAGACAGAAATAGATCATAaagcaaaatcaatttcagatATCTCCGCAGTAGAATTAACAGCACGTATGAAAAATCTACATGCGACACAGTTCCAGACGGAGATATCATTATCCCAAAGTGTTGTAACTTCAGAGTCAATTCTTCAACCAGGATTACCTTTGAGTTCTGGGATGGATCATGCTCGTAGAAATTTTGTTGGTAGCATTAGTGACACAGCTTCTCAGCAGGTGGGAAGCAATTTTGATGATGGAAAATCATTAACAGGAAATGATGTCACAGCCAATGAAACTGAGTACCATGGAAtcaaagcagcagcaacaaataATTATGTTGTAGATGAACCTGGGATTCCTTCTGGTTCCAGCCTGTATCCATTTTTCTCAGCTATTGATTGTCATCAACTAGATGGGAGGAACGACACACATGTTTCTTCTACCTCTCCTAACAGTTCTATATGTTCTGCAtcatcaaactttaaaattggCACAATTGAGGAGAACAGTTATCTTTTCATGCCATTTGATGCTCATCTAGCGCAGAGGAATGGAAATATGATTGTTGACACAAATCTTAGCTCGGCACTGGAAAGCACAGAGCTTCCAG TCAAATTATTACATTGTGGCAAAAGGAGTTGTTATGAAGCATCAGAGTTTCAGGACCATGAATCACTGTATGCCACTGGTGGAGTGATACCAGAAACAGCAACCAAAGCAGATGATTCAACCTTAAAATCTGGTTTTGCTTCCTTCAATGGATTGCCAGATGCAGCAGCACAGGCATCAAAACCAAAGAAATCAAGAACCACAAGTAAAAAGAACAGTGAGAATTTTGACTGGGATAAATTGCGAAGACAGGCTTGTGGTAATTATCAGATGAAAGAAAGAATTTTTGACCGAAGAGATTCTGTTGATTGGGAAGCAGTAAGGTGTGCAGATGTACAAagaatttctcatgccattcgAGAACGAGGAATGAATAATGTCTTAGCAGAGCGTATCCAG AAATTCCTGAATCGTTTGGTCACCGATCATGGGAGCATTGATCTTGAGTGGTTAAGAGATGTTCCTCCAGACTCAGCAAA GGACTATCTGCTTAGTATACGTGGATTGGGGCTCAAAAGTGTTGAGTGTGTCCGCCTTTTGACATTACATCATCTTGCATTCCCA GTTGATACTAATGTTGGTCGTATATGTGTACGATTGGGATGGGTGCCAATTCAACCCCTCCCTGAATCTCTTCAGTTACACCTTCTGGAGCT ATACCCTGTCTTGGAGACTATACAAAAGTACCTCTGGCCTCGTCTGTGTAAACTTGATCAACAAACACT GTATGAGTTACATTATCAGATGATTACTTTTGGAAAG GTGTTCTGTACCAAAAGCAAGCCGAATTGCAATGCATGTCCAATGAGGAGTGAATGCAGGCATTTTGCAAGTGCCTTTGCAAG TGCAAGACTTGCACTTCCTTCTCCTCAGGACAAAAGGTTGGTGAATCTGAGCAATCAATTTGCTTTCCAGAATGGCACAATGCCCACACCAAATTCAACTCCTCTGCCTCAGCTCGAGGGGAGTATCCATGCAAGGGATGTTCATGCTAACAACACAAATCCAATAATTGAGGAGCCAGCAAGTCCAAGAGAGGAAGAATGCCGAGAACTTTTAGAGAATGatattgaagattttgatgaagatACTGATGAAATCCCAACAATAAAACTTAACATGGAAGCTTTTTCTCAAAACTTGGAAAATTGCATAAAAGAAAGCAATAAGGATTTCCAATCTGATGATATTACAAAAGCATTGGTTGCTATCAGCAATGAAGCAGCTTCAATTCCTGTACCTAAACTAAAGAATGTGCATAGACTTCGGACAGAACACTATGT TTACGAACTTCCAGATTCACATCCCCTCATGCAACAG CTAGCACTCGACCAACGGGAGCCTGATGATCCAAGTCCTTACCTGTTG
- the LOC127775199 gene encoding protein ROS1C isoform X4 has protein sequence MDPSGLNLQGNPAENQESWTSGVSVGRGTPNLGVGTAVAGRSCPSSTLFPGSSLSSTALLNTMHEGSFPQTALVAGSVSSADEQHGAPPVRPSYNLPAGCTQVPISILVFHRRLTGRGSRRRSPQSRSFMPAPALSGVSEADGAYGPIPQSDFLSLQGPSEVFPGDMTMNHSEPATSYGYNSEYAPMHLQPNGLYTEASNTESEREASQLQQSAEAVICDSLSKLESAMEKIQGQNPQESSVLVAEDNIHKYHQKAKRARTQITHSDKIDLPTQAVSACKEKTITQIEMQIVDAERTEALKGEDAPAQKLKTRRRKHRPKVIREDRPAKKQMATTSEEKPLNQKPKRKYVRKNRNPSSLEKCAEPFSDHSISRESRTTVRSSIASVRRRLQFEFGEHGVQRDQSSMTNSWYQNQEKPVNAESSLCSVTKSSVQVEHGQELHMENSPEGLFFGINSKLNKILDEYIHLPEAAPKPSEQIPLAASGHVSEELARKQYDVRHTHDPDSTSYNIERSGLITTKGHKKDLDLNYSNTNGFQMYCSASLLPEMDSTKGSMTKVSKMDKNKKRHYGGESSLAGTQSSIIMRTAAEMLAVYQACGIKKKRSARVRRNSFLSVMDLEKNTSQESTRLPWSCMEALYESSYIKFMTKKRSQKARLNSPNSIQPNIDQKNRFSSETVFSGGFNGLKRSEETFQKTLPQIPDDKRINLDIHCKVPVESSPNTSTPPYMDYLQGVTSKFRYFDLNTEQVHKTEMHLSQTMPSLSSLGATNYLPNALVPYVGGAVVPYQTQFHLVKKQRPRAKVDLDFETTRVWNLLMGKAADPVDGTDVDKERWWKQEREVFQGRANSFIARMRLVQGDRRFSPWKGSVVDSVVGVFLTQNVADHLSSSAYMALAANFPTGSHGNCNDGIAGQDNEEIISTSAVGDRGTFEFFYNGSRPDIGLNFEFSMACEKIHMEPKDNTTVNELTKGENYSLHCKESAGSLCDHETEIDHKAKSISDISAVELTARMKNLHATQFQTEISLSQSVVTSESILQPGLPLSSGMDHARRNFVGSISDTASQQVGSNFDDGKSLTGNDVTANETEYHGIKAAATNNYVVDEPGIPSGSSLYPFFSAIDCHQLDGRNDTHVSSTSPNSSICSASSNFKIGTIEENSYLFMPFDAHLAQRNGNMIVDTNLSSALESTELPVKLLHCGKRSCYEASEFQDHESLYATGGVIPETATKADDSTLKSGFASFNGLPDAAAQASKPKKSRTTSKKNSENFDWDKLRRQACGNYQMKERIFDRRDSVDWEAVRCADVQRISHAIRERGMNNVLAERIQKFLNRLVTDHGSIDLEWLRDVPPDSAKDYLLSIRGLGLKSVECVRLLTLHHLAFPVDTNVGRICVRLGWVPIQPLPESLQLHLLELYPVLETIQKYLWPRLCKLDQQTLYELHYQMITFGKVFCTKSKPNCNACPMRSECRHFASAFASARLALPSPQDKRLVNLSNQFAFQNGTMPTPNSTPLPQLEGSIHARDVHANNTNPIIEEPASPREEECRELLENDIEDFDEDTDEIPTIKLNMEAFSQNLENCIKESNKDFQSDDITKALVAISNEAASIPVPKLKNVHRLRTEHYVYELPDSHPLMQQLALDQREPDDPSPYLLAIWTPGSLPNSHER, from the exons ATGGATCCCTCAGGGCTCAACCTGCAGGGGAATCCTGCTGAGAACCAGGAGAGCTGGACCTCCGGCGTGTCAGTTGGGAGGGGCACCCCAAATTTGGGTGTTGGGACGGCCGTGGCAGGCCGGAGCTGCCCGTCATCAACATTGTTCCCGGGGTCCTCCCTGTCGTCGACGGCGTTGCTGAATACCATGCACGAGGGCTCCTTTCCACAGACAGCCTTGGTGGCGGGTTCCGTGAGCAGCGCCGATGAGCAGCATGGTGCGCCCCCCGTACGGCCATCCTACAACCTTCCTGCAGGATGCACGCAGGTGCCGATAAGTATCCTGGTGTTCCACAGGAGGCTGACGGGGAGGGGATCCAGGCGCCGGTCGCCGCAATCTCGTAGCTTTATGCCTGCTCCTGCACTGTCCGGTGTCTCAGAGG CAGATGGAGCTTATGGGCCGATTCCTCAAAGTGATTTCTTGTCGCTTCAAGGTCCATCTGAAGTTTTTCCTGGTGATATGACAATGAATCATTCAGAACCGGCCACTTCATATGGGTACAATTCAGAGTATGCACCTATGCATCTTCAGCCAAATGGTTTATACACTGAAGCTTCCAACACTGAAAGTGAAAGAGAAGCTAGCCAACTGCAACAATCAGCGGAAGCTGTTATCTGTGACAGCCTCAGTAAGTTGGAATCGGCTATGGAGAAAATTCAGGGTCAAAATCCTCAAGAATCAAGTGTCTTAGTTGCAGAGGATAACATTCACAAGTACCATCAGAAAGCTAAAAGGGCCAGGACACAAATCACTCACAGTGACAAAATAGACTTACCAACACAAGCTGTATCTGCATGCAAGGAAAAAACAATAACTCAGATAGAGATGCAGATTGTAGATGCTGAGAGAACTGAAGCACTCAAGGGTGAGGATGCCCCAGCACAAAAGCTGAAGACTCGAAGGAGAAAGCACAGGCCCAAGGTAATCCGTGAGGACAGGCCAGCCAAAAAGCAAATGGCCACAACATCAGAAGAAAAACCTCTCAATCAGAAACCCAAAAGAAAATATGTGCGGAAGAATAGAAACCCCAGTTCTTTGGAGAAGTGCGCAGAACCTTTTAGTGACCATTCAATTTCTAGAGAATCCAGAACTACCGTTAGAAGCAGCATTGCATCAGTTCGAAGAAGGCTGCAATTTGAGTTCGGGGAGCACGGGGTGCAGAGGGACCAATCATCAATGACCAATTCATGGTACCAAAACCAGGAGAAACCTGTTAATGCTGAGAGTTCTTTGTGCTCAGTGACTAAATCGTCCGTGCAGGTTGAACATGGACAGGAATTACACATGGAAAATTCACCAGAAGGGTTGTTTTTTGGCATCAACTCCAAACTGAACAAAATTTTAGATGAGTACATACATTTGCCAGAAGCCGCACCAAAACCTTCAGAGCAAATCCCACTGGCTGCTTCTGGTCATGTTAGCGAGGAACTAGCAAGGAAACAATATGATGTGAGACACACTCATGATCCTGAttctacaagttataatatAGAAAGGAGTGGTCTGATCACAACGAAAGGGCACAAAAAGGACCTAGACTTGAACTATTCTAACACAAATGGTTTTCAGATGTATTGTTCGGCTAGTTTGTTACCAGAAATGGACTCCACAAAGGGCAGTATGACTAAGGTTTCAAAAATGGACAAGAACAAAAAACGACATTATGGAGGTGAGTCCTCCCTAGCTGGCACACAGAGCTCCATTATCATGAGAACTGCAGCTGAGATGCTAGCAGTTTACCAAGCTTGTGGTATTAAAAAGAAGCGATCGGCCCGAGTCCGCAGGAATTCCTTTCTTTCTGTTATGGATCTTGAGAAGAATACTTCACAAGAATCAACAAGATTGCCGTGGTCATGCATGGAGGCCCTGTATGAGAGTTCCTACATAAAATTTATGACCAAGAAACGTTCACAGAAGGCACGGCTCAACTCTCCCAATTCCATTCAACCAAATATAGATCAGAAAAACAGGTTTTCATCTGAAACAGTTTTTTCTGGAGGATTCAATGGATTGAAAAGATCAGAGGAAACTTTCCAGAAAACTTTACCTCAGATTCCAGATGATAAGAGGATCAACCTTGACATTCATTGCAAAGTACCAGTAGAAAGCTCACCAAATACATCAACGCCACCATATATGGATTACCTTCAAGGAGTTACATCAAAGTTTAGATACTTTGATTTGAACACTGAGCAGGTGCATAAAACTGAGATGCATTTGTCTCAAACCAtgccctctctttcttctttagGAGCAACAAATTATCTACCGAATGCTCTAGTCCCATATGTTGGTGGGGCGGTGGTTCCATATCAGACACAGTTTCATTTAGTCAAGAAGCAACGCCCTCGAGCTAAGGTTGACTTGGATTTTGAAACAACGAGAGTTTGGAACCTTCTGATGGGTAAAGCAGCTGACCCTGTAGATGGAACTGATGTTGATAAAGAGAGATGGTGGAAACAAGAAAGAGAAGTTTTTCAAGGTCGTGCTAATTCATTCATAGCACGTATGCGCCTAGTTCAAG GTGACAGGCGCTTTTCTCCTTGGAAAGGATCAGTAGTGGACTCTGTAGTAGGAGTTTTCCTCACACAGAATGTAGCGGATCATCTTTCCAG CTCTGCATACATGGCCCTTGCCGCAAATTTTCCTACAGGGTCACATGGCAATTGTAATGATGGCATTGCTGGTCAGGACAATGAAGAAATCATTAGCACGAGTGCAGTAGGAGACAGAGGCACATTTGAATTCTTTTATAATGGGTCAAGACCAGATATAGGATTAAATTTTGAGTTCTCAATGGCCTGTGAGAAGATCCACATGGAACCAAAGGACAATACTACAGTTAATGAGTTAACTAAAGGTGAAAATTATTCTCTTCATTGCAAAGAATCAGCTGGAAGTCTTTGTGACCACGAGACAGAAATAGATCATAaagcaaaatcaatttcagatATCTCCGCAGTAGAATTAACAGCACGTATGAAAAATCTACATGCGACACAGTTCCAGACGGAGATATCATTATCCCAAAGTGTTGTAACTTCAGAGTCAATTCTTCAACCAGGATTACCTTTGAGTTCTGGGATGGATCATGCTCGTAGAAATTTTGTTGGTAGCATTAGTGACACAGCTTCTCAGCAGGTGGGAAGCAATTTTGATGATGGAAAATCATTAACAGGAAATGATGTCACAGCCAATGAAACTGAGTACCATGGAAtcaaagcagcagcaacaaataATTATGTTGTAGATGAACCTGGGATTCCTTCTGGTTCCAGCCTGTATCCATTTTTCTCAGCTATTGATTGTCATCAACTAGATGGGAGGAACGACACACATGTTTCTTCTACCTCTCCTAACAGTTCTATATGTTCTGCAtcatcaaactttaaaattggCACAATTGAGGAGAACAGTTATCTTTTCATGCCATTTGATGCTCATCTAGCGCAGAGGAATGGAAATATGATTGTTGACACAAATCTTAGCTCGGCACTGGAAAGCACAGAGCTTCCAG TCAAATTATTACATTGTGGCAAAAGGAGTTGTTATGAAGCATCAGAGTTTCAGGACCATGAATCACTGTATGCCACTGGTGGAGTGATACCAGAAACAGCAACCAAAGCAGATGATTCAACCTTAAAATCTGGTTTTGCTTCCTTCAATGGATTGCCAGATGCAGCAGCACAGGCATCAAAACCAAAGAAATCAAGAACCACAAGTAAAAAGAACAGTGAGAATTTTGACTGGGATAAATTGCGAAGACAGGCTTGTGGTAATTATCAGATGAAAGAAAGAATTTTTGACCGAAGAGATTCTGTTGATTGGGAAGCAGTAAGGTGTGCAGATGTACAAagaatttctcatgccattcgAGAACGAGGAATGAATAATGTCTTAGCAGAGCGTATCCAG AAATTCCTGAATCGTTTGGTCACCGATCATGGGAGCATTGATCTTGAGTGGTTAAGAGATGTTCCTCCAGACTCAGCAAA GGACTATCTGCTTAGTATACGTGGATTGGGGCTCAAAAGTGTTGAGTGTGTCCGCCTTTTGACATTACATCATCTTGCATTCCCA GTTGATACTAATGTTGGTCGTATATGTGTACGATTGGGATGGGTGCCAATTCAACCCCTCCCTGAATCTCTTCAGTTACACCTTCTGGAGCT ATACCCTGTCTTGGAGACTATACAAAAGTACCTCTGGCCTCGTCTGTGTAAACTTGATCAACAAACACT GTATGAGTTACATTATCAGATGATTACTTTTGGAAAG GTGTTCTGTACCAAAAGCAAGCCGAATTGCAATGCATGTCCAATGAGGAGTGAATGCAGGCATTTTGCAAGTGCCTTTGCAAG TGCAAGACTTGCACTTCCTTCTCCTCAGGACAAAAGGTTGGTGAATCTGAGCAATCAATTTGCTTTCCAGAATGGCACAATGCCCACACCAAATTCAACTCCTCTGCCTCAGCTCGAGGGGAGTATCCATGCAAGGGATGTTCATGCTAACAACACAAATCCAATAATTGAGGAGCCAGCAAGTCCAAGAGAGGAAGAATGCCGAGAACTTTTAGAGAATGatattgaagattttgatgaagatACTGATGAAATCCCAACAATAAAACTTAACATGGAAGCTTTTTCTCAAAACTTGGAAAATTGCATAAAAGAAAGCAATAAGGATTTCCAATCTGATGATATTACAAAAGCATTGGTTGCTATCAGCAATGAAGCAGCTTCAATTCCTGTACCTAAACTAAAGAATGTGCATAGACTTCGGACAGAACACTATGT TTACGAACTTCCAGATTCACATCCCCTCATGCAACAG CTAGCACTCGACCAACGGGAGCCTGATGATCCAAGTCCTTACCTGTTG